TCGCGCGTGCGCTCCTTGACCGTCACCATCATAATGTTACTGATGCCGATCACACCGGCCAGCAGTGTGCCCATGCCCACGAGCCAGATCAGCGCGTCGATGCCGGTGAAGAGCATGGCGAACGTGGCGAACTGTTCGGCGATGTTGATCACCATCACGGCCTGCTTGTCGGTCGGGGCGATGCTGTTCTGCCGGCGGAGGATGCCGGTGATATCGTCGATGATGCGCTGTATGGATACGTCTTTATAGGCGGAGGCGGCCAGGAAGTGGATCACGTCGCCTTGGTTCAGTGTCTGCTGCATGGTGGTGAAGGGAAGGAAGACGCTCTCCTGCGACCGTCCTCCGATGTTCACCCGTGCCCGTTCACGTACCACGCCGACGACCTGATAGTAGATGCCGTTGACGCGGATGTACCGGCCGCAGGGGTTCTCGTTGCGGAAGAGGGTCTCGTTGATGCGCGAGCCGATGAGGCATACTTTGCGTTTCTCGCGGGCGTCGATCTCGTTGAGCAGGCGGCCGAAGAGCACGTGTTGCGCCTCGATGCGGAAGTAGGCCGGGTCGACCCCCTTCACGTTATATGTGCCGGAGAGTTGGCCATAGACCACGTTCTTATCCGCCCGCGCCCCCCACAGGACGGGTGAGATGGCCTCCAGTCCGGACACCTCGCGGCGGATACTCTCCAAATCGCGGTTGCGGATGTTCCATTCGCGTCCTTTGTTGAAGCCACGGTAAGGTTCGCTGGTGCGATCGGCAATGAAAAAGACGGAGTTCGTGGCGAAGCCGTCGGTGTTTTTGAGGATGCCATTCTTGAGCCCTGTGCCAAGCCCGAGGAGGATGACTAACATGAGTATGCCCCAAAAGACACCGAAGCAGGTCAGTAGGCTGCGCGTCTTGTTGCGGGTGATGGTTACCCATATCTCGGTCCATCTATCTGCGTCGAAAAACATATTGCTATTGAACTAAAAGCTAAAATCTAACAACTAAACACTCCGGAAGCATTCGCCGTACCCGGTCACTTTTCATTTTTAGTTTTTCGTTATTCACTCCTCATGGCCTCAACGGCGGGGATACTTACGGCTTTGCGGGCGGGGAAATATCCGGCTGCGACGCCGGCTATGATGAGCAGTACGGTGGCGGAGGTGGCGATGCCGAGGCTGACGGTGGGGTGGCGGAAGATGGAGAGGTTGCCCGTGCCACCGCCCGTGTCAGCGTTCATGCCGGCCATCGTCATTCCGTAATCAATCAGCTCAGTCACGCCGATACCGGCCACCATGCCCACGTAACCGAAGAGCGTGGTGACAAGGATGGACTCGATGATGATGAGCCGCAGGATGGAGGCGGGGCCGGCGCCGATGGCTTTGCGGATGCCGAACTCACGCGTCCGTTCGCGAACGGTGACGAGCATGATGTTGCTCACGCCCACGATGCCGGCCATGAGTGTGCTGATGCCCACGATCCAGATAAACATCATCAGGCCGCTGAGGATAAGGTCGAACATGCGGAAGTCGTCGCCCGTGTTCCACATGCCGAGGGCGCCCGTGTCCGAGGGGTCGAAGTGGTGGCGGAGGGCCATGGCGGTGCGGAAGCGTTGCTCGAAGGCGGTGTTCTCTTCTTCAGACTTGATGCCACGCACGGTGAAGATCAGATCGTCCACCTCCATACCGCTGCGGAAGAGTTGCTGGGCGGTGGTGAAGGGGATGTAGGCGGGCTTGTTGTTGTTCATCTCCTTGTCGCGATAGACGCCGACGACTTGGAACATCATGCGGCCAATGCGCACGTAGCGCCCAATGGGATCCTCCTCGTGGAAAAGCACCTCGGCCATGCGTGGGCTGAGGACGATCGCTTTGCGGCGTTGCTGCATGTCGATCTCGTTGATGAAGCGTCCGCGGGTGGGGATGATAAAGTCGATGGAGGCAAAGTCGGGTGCGACGCCGCTCAGGTTGCCGTTGACGTATTCCTTATTGTAGGCCAACGTGTCGCTATGGTCGATGCGGCCGGAGTAGTACTCCACCTCGGGGAAGTCGGTGCCCAGGTGCTCCACGTCGGCGTTGCGTAAGGTTAGGCGGCGGTTCTCGCGGATGCCTTGCCAGGGCTTGGTGGTGTAGTTGGGCCACACCTCGACACGGTTGGCGGAGAAGTTGCTGAAGTTGTACATCACGCCGTTGCGCAGACCGTTGCCGGCGGCCAGCAGGATGATGAGGATGAAGATACCCCAGGCTACGGAGAAGCCGGTGAGGAAGGTGCGCAAGCGGTTCTTGCGCATCGTGCTGAGGATCTCACGAATGTCATCGAAGTCGAACATAAATCTTATAGGTAGTAGGGGCGACCCTTGTAGTCGCCCGGTAGTTACGGCCTACGGCCGGGTAGTTATGCGACTAAAGCCGCGGTAGTAGGGAGTTGGCCAAGCTCAATCATTAGCCACAATCAGTCCGTCCTTGACATGTACTACGCGGTCGGTAGCTTCGGCCACGGAGGGTTCGTGGGTGACGATGACCATCGTCATGCCTTCGCGGTTGACGGCGCGCAGGAGCTCCATCACCTCGATGGTCGTCTTGCTGTCTAGCGCGCCCGTGGGCTCGTCGGCCAGGATCACCTGCGGGCGGGCAATGAGTGCGCGAGCGATGGCCACGCGTTGCTTTTGTCCGCCGGACATCTCGCTGGGCAGGTGTTCGGCCCAATCGCGGAGGCCGACACGCTCGAGGTAGTCCAGCGCCAAGGCGTTGCGCTGCTTGCGCGGCACGCCCTGATAGTAGAGCGGCAGGGCCACGTTCTCCATCGCGTTTTTGAAGGAAATGAGGTTGAAGGACTGGAAGATGAAGCCGATCATGCGATTGCGTAGCTCGGCGGCGCGGCTTTCGCTGAGGTCACGGATAAGTAGGTCGTCGAGGTAATACTCGCCCGAGTCGTAAGTGTCGAGGATGCCGAGGATGTTGAGCAGGGTGCTCTTGCCCGACCCGGAGGCGCCCATGATGGAGACCATCTCGCCACGTTCGATGCCGAGATCAATTCCCTTGAGTACATGCAGCGGGGCGCCGTTGTAGTAGGTCTTGTTGATTCCTTGTAGTCGGATAATCATTGGTGGGTGAATGTAGTAGTTAGAGAAAGATGAGGGGCGGGCAATGTGCCCGCCGGTGATGTATGGACGCCAGTAGTTGCGTCGGGTTACAGCTTGGGAGTTTTTTTTAGGGGGGGGGAGGCGCATTCCCTTCCCGCCGCGGGAAGGACCGGTCTCACCGCACGCACCCGTATCCGGCCCAGACTTCGCCGGCGTCCGTAGACGCCCCGGTTAGTTCTGGAGCGTGAAGGAGCGGCGGCCGATCAGGTGGCCGTCGGCAAAGATGTCGACGCGGTAGGTGCCGGGCGAGAGGTATTCCTCCACGTCCCAATACATCACGACGGGCAAGTCCTCACCGGCATATTCCACGGTGCGCTTCATGGAGTAACCAATGTTGCGGTTCTCAAAGGCGAAGGTGCCCGATCCGGGTTTGGTCAGGATGTCATCGTCGGGGCGCATGATGCGCACATATATGGTCTTTTCGCCCGTGGGCGCGGTGATGTTTTTGGCCACGTGGAAGGAGACGGCGAGCTGGGCGATCTTATCGATCTTCTTGGCGTCCTTCCCGCGCGAGGTGATGGGGCGGACGGCGATGGCGGAGGCCTCGAGTCGGCTGGCCAGCGTGACGCGCTCCGTGAGGTGCTCCTTCTCGCGCGTAAGCTGCGCCGCGGCCGAGGAGGCCTGGCGGTATTGCTCTGTGACGCGTTCGTTCTCGTTGCGCAGGCGACCGTTTTCGGCGTTGAGGGAGTCGATTTGGACGACATAGCCGCGCATGATCTTACGGAGCGTCTCCAGCTCACGCTTCAGCTCGGTGATCCGGCGCGTGTTAGTGGCCTTGACCGTGCGAAGCTCCTCCATGAGGCGTTGCACCTTCATCTGCTCCGTAGTCAGCAGGGCCACGAGCGAATCGTTGCCGACGCTGAACTTATACCCTTCGTATTGCAGAGACAGTTCGGCGTATTCGTCCGTGAGTTGTTCCTTTTCGATGGCGAAAAGCTCGGTCATGTCGTCCATCTGTTTGCGTTGATGAAAGACGACATAGCTGACGCCGATCAGCGCGATGACGACGACGATGATGACCATAATGAGTAGCGTGCGTTTCCTAATCTCTTTATCCTCCGGATTCATGTCTTTGGGGTGTGTTATAGTGAGTAATATGTTATGGGCGGCAAAGATAAACCGGCAACCACAAGGGCCGCCCGGACTATCTTTGTCGCCCGTAAAGCGAAAGGGGGCACCCTCGGGCTACTTATTGCTGCCCCTCACGCTTCCTCTGGCTACTTATAACTACTCATTTAGATATGCACGAAAAGATCATCATCCTCGACTTTGGCTCGCAGACTACGCAGCTCATCGGCCGCCGCATCCGCGAGCTCAACACCTACTGCGAGATCCTGCCCTACCACAGCTTCCCGGCCGACGACCCCACGGTCCGCGGCGTCATCCTCTCCGGCAGCCCCTATTCGGTGAATAACCCCGACGCCTTCCGGATCGATACGGCGGCCCTACGCGGGCGATACCCTGTGCTCGGCATCTGCTACGGCGCACAACTGCTGGCCGCTACGGCCGGAGGACACGTCGAGTCGGCCGCTACGCGCGAATACGGCCGCGCACTCCTCGCCGAGGTCGACGCCAACGATCCTCTGCTCGACGGCATCCGGGCTGGATCGCAGGTGTGGATGTCGCACGGCGACACGATCACACGGCTGCCGGACACCTTCCGCGTCATTGCCCGCACGGACGATGTGGAGGCGGCTGCCTTCCGCGTCGATGGCGAGCAGACCTGGGGCGTACAGTTCCACCCCGAAGTCTTCCACACCGAGGGCGGCACGCGTCTGCTCGACAACTTCCTCACCCTGTGCGGTTGCGCCCGCGACTGGACGCCGGCCTCCTTCATCGAATCCACCGTGGCCGAACTGAAGGCCCAACTCGGCGACGACCGTGTCATTCTGGCGCTCTCCGGTGGCGTCGACTCGTCCGTCACGGCCGTTCTGCTCCACCGCGCCATCGGCAGCCGCCTGACGTGCATCTTCGTCGACCACGGCCTGCTTCGCAAAAACGAGTTTGAGAACGTGCTCCGCGATTACGAGCATCTCGGACTGAACGTGATCGGCGTCGACGCCAAGGCGAAGTTCTACCGCGAGCTGGCCGGTGTCACCGACCCCGAGCAGAAGCGTAAGATTATCGGCCGGGGCTTCATCGACGTCTTCGACGAGGAGGCGCACAAGCTGCACGACATACGCTGGCTCGGTCAGGGCACGATCTATCCGGACGTCATCGAGTCACTCTCCGTCACGGGTACGGTGATCAAGAGTCATCACAACGTGGGCGGCCTGCCGGAGAAGATGCAGCTGAAGCTCGTCGAGCCGCTGCGTTTGCTCTTCAAGGATGAGGTGCGCCGCGTGGGCGCTGAACTGGGCATGATGCCCCACCTGTTGAAGCGTCACCCCTTCCCCGGCCCGGGCCTCGGCATACGCATCCTCGGCGAGGTGACGCCCGAGAAGGTGCGCATCCTCCAAGACGCCGACGACATCTACATCTCCCTCCTCCGCGAGTGGGGGCTCTACGACGAGGTTTGGCAGGCCGGCACCATCCTGCTGCCGATCCGCTCCGTCGGTGTGATGGGCGACGAGCGGACGTATGAGAACACCATCGCCCTGCGCGCCGTCACCTCCACCGACGCCATGACGGCCGACTGGGCGCAGCTGCCCTACGACTTCCTGGCCAAGGTCTCGAACGAGATCATCAACAAGGTGAAGGGCGTCAATCGCGTCGTCTACGACATCAGTTCCAAGCCGCCCGCGACGATCGAGTGGGAGTGAACCACCAAACGACAGGACGGGGAGCCGGGGCACGATCTTTGCCCAGTGCTCCCCGTCTTTTTAGTTGTGTATGTCCCCGCCTTTTTGACCGCGCAGCCCGTCGCGGTGCCAGCGGCGCCGCCTTTTTTACCGCGCAGTAAAGAAAGGTGAAAAACGGGGCGCCGTTTTGACCGCGCACCCAAGAACTGTGAAAAACAGACCGTGTTTTTGACCGCGCAGCCCGTCGGGGTGCCAGCGGCGGTCTGTTTTTGACCGCGCAGCCCGTCGGGGTGCCAGCGGCGGTCTGTTTTTGACCGCGCAGCCCGTCGGGGTGCCAGCGGCGGTCTGTTTTTGACCGCGCAGCCCGTTGAGGTGCCAGCGGCGGTCTGTTTTGGGGTCCGACGGCCCGTCGGGGTGCCAGCGGCGGTCTGTTTTTGGGTCCGACGGCCCGTCGGGGTGCCAGCGGCGGTCTGTTTTTGGGTCCGACGGCCCGTCGGGGTGCCAGCGGCGGCCTGTTTTGGGGTCCAACACCCCGTCGGGGTGCCAGCGGCGGTCTGTTTTGGGGTCCGACAGCCCGTCGGGGTGTCAGCGGCGGTCTGTTTTTGAGTCCGACGGCCTGTCGGGGTGCTTTTTACTACCTCTTATTCCTGCTTACTACTTATTACTCCCCCTAACTACGTATAGATATGAATCCAACGAAACAATTCTCCGTCGATGGCATGTCCTGTTCGGCCTGTAGCGCCCATGTGGAGCGCGCCGTGTCGCGCGTCGAGGGCGTGTCGTCTGTGGCCGTTAATCTGTTGACAAACTCGATGGTGGTCGAGGGCACAGCTACGGCCGACGCCATCGTGGCCGCCGTGCGCAAGGCGGGCTATGACGCCGCGGAGCAGGTGACCGAAGAGCCACATGCGCCTGCGGACAAGTCGCCCGACAATCCCCTGGCCGACCGTGAGACGCCCGCCCTCCGTCGTCGCCTCATCGCCTCTCTGGTGCTGCTCCTTCTTTTGATGTACACGGCGATGGGTCACTCGATGCTCGGCCTACCGCTCCCTGCGGCGCTGGCGGGCAACCCGATGGCCGTCGGTATCGTGCAGATGCTGCTCGCCATGGCTGTGATGATCATCAACGGGCGCTTCTTTATTTCTGGTTACAAGGGCACGCTGCACGGTGCGCCGGGCATGGATGCGCTCGTAGCCTTAGGGTCAGGCAC
The sequence above is drawn from the Tannerella serpentiformis genome and encodes:
- a CDS encoding ABC transporter permease; amino-acid sequence: MFFDADRWTEIWVTITRNKTRSLLTCFGVFWGILMLVILLGLGTGLKNGILKNTDGFATNSVFFIADRTSEPYRGFNKGREWNIRNRDLESIRREVSGLEAISPVLWGARADKNVVYGQLSGTYNVKGVDPAYFRIEAQHVLFGRLLNEIDAREKRKVCLIGSRINETLFRNENPCGRYIRVNGIYYQVVGVVRERARVNIGGRSQESVFLPFTTMQQTLNQGDVIHFLAASAYKDVSIQRIIDDITGILRRQNSIAPTDKQAVMVINIAEQFATFAMLFTGIDALIWLVGMGTLLAGVIGISNIMMVTVKERTREIGVRRAIGARPRDIISQIMSESLVLTAMAGMIGLSIGVFIIDIVDRLLSAQPGDDAALVNPGVHMGTAVAATFVLLVCGLLAGLIPAWRAMQIKAIDAIRDE
- a CDS encoding ABC transporter permease; translated protein: MFDFDDIREILSTMRKNRLRTFLTGFSVAWGIFILIILLAAGNGLRNGVMYNFSNFSANRVEVWPNYTTKPWQGIRENRRLTLRNADVEHLGTDFPEVEYYSGRIDHSDTLAYNKEYVNGNLSGVAPDFASIDFIIPTRGRFINEIDMQQRRKAIVLSPRMAEVLFHEEDPIGRYVRIGRMMFQVVGVYRDKEMNNNKPAYIPFTTAQQLFRSGMEVDDLIFTVRGIKSEEENTAFEQRFRTAMALRHHFDPSDTGALGMWNTGDDFRMFDLILSGLMMFIWIVGISTLMAGIVGVSNIMLVTVRERTREFGIRKAIGAGPASILRLIIIESILVTTLFGYVGMVAGIGVTELIDYGMTMAGMNADTGGGTGNLSIFRHPTVSLGIATSATVLLIIAGVAAGYFPARKAVSIPAVEAMRSE
- a CDS encoding ABC transporter ATP-binding protein, which codes for MIIRLQGINKTYYNGAPLHVLKGIDLGIERGEMVSIMGASGSGKSTLLNILGILDTYDSGEYYLDDLLIRDLSESRAAELRNRMIGFIFQSFNLISFKNAMENVALPLYYQGVPRKQRNALALDYLERVGLRDWAEHLPSEMSGGQKQRVAIARALIARPQVILADEPTGALDSKTTIEVMELLRAVNREGMTMVIVTHEPSVAEATDRVVHVKDGLIVAND
- a CDS encoding cell division protein FtsL, producing the protein MNPEDKEIRKRTLLIMVIIVVVIALIGVSYVVFHQRKQMDDMTELFAIEKEQLTDEYAELSLQYEGYKFSVGNDSLVALLTTEQMKVQRLMEELRTVKATNTRRITELKRELETLRKIMRGYVVQIDSLNAENGRLRNENERVTEQYRQASSAAAQLTREKEHLTERVTLASRLEASAIAVRPITSRGKDAKKIDKIAQLAVSFHVAKNITAPTGEKTIYVRIMRPDDDILTKPGSGTFAFENRNIGYSMKRTVEYAGEDLPVVMYWDVEEYLSPGTYRVDIFADGHLIGRRSFTLQN
- the guaA gene encoding glutamine-hydrolyzing GMP synthase, producing MHEKIIILDFGSQTTQLIGRRIRELNTYCEILPYHSFPADDPTVRGVILSGSPYSVNNPDAFRIDTAALRGRYPVLGICYGAQLLAATAGGHVESAATREYGRALLAEVDANDPLLDGIRAGSQVWMSHGDTITRLPDTFRVIARTDDVEAAAFRVDGEQTWGVQFHPEVFHTEGGTRLLDNFLTLCGCARDWTPASFIESTVAELKAQLGDDRVILALSGGVDSSVTAVLLHRAIGSRLTCIFVDHGLLRKNEFENVLRDYEHLGLNVIGVDAKAKFYRELAGVTDPEQKRKIIGRGFIDVFDEEAHKLHDIRWLGQGTIYPDVIESLSVTGTVIKSHHNVGGLPEKMQLKLVEPLRLLFKDEVRRVGAELGMMPHLLKRHPFPGPGLGIRILGEVTPEKVRILQDADDIYISLLREWGLYDEVWQAGTILLPIRSVGVMGDERTYENTIALRAVTSTDAMTADWAQLPYDFLAKVSNEIINKVKGVNRVVYDISSKPPATIEWE